The genomic interval GGCACAATCAGCGGCACGGATACGAAAGTCCCTGTCGTCGCGCCAAGCGGGCAATCGACGTATGTTATTCCTTTGCCAGGCTTGGCTGAAGGGGTTAAATATCCGCTTGATTTGAAGGTTGAAATTGCCGGATATGAGAACATTCATATGACAAGAGAGATTGATTTTAACCGCATATTGCATGAAACGGACAGCCGCCAGCCTATAACGATTGATTTGGCGAATGGCAGCAATGTGATCACAGGTTTTCAAGGCGACGATGACTTAAGCGGTACAGCCAAGCTGCGCTGGGATGAAGGTTTTTTCTACCTCTCAGCAAGCATTAAAGATGATGTGTTTAACCATGCAGCCTCAGGCAGCTCGATTTGGCAAAACGATGGTATTCAGTTCAGCGTAGCGCCTGGTGTTCCCGGCGAGAGCCAGTCCTGGTATGAATACGGCATTTCGCAGACGCCGGACGGGCCGCAAATTTATCGCTGGCTTACGATGCAAGGCAAAGCAACAGGTTCAGTAACGAACGGAACGCTTAACGTAACGCGAAATGAAGAGACGAAGATAACTTCCTATGAGCTGAAGCTTCCTTGGAGCGAGCTTTATCCGATCCAAGCCGCTGCGAATCAAGCATTAAGCTTCTCGATGCTGGTCAACGATAATGATGGTGCAGGCCGCAAAGGATATATCGAGTGGGGCTCGGGAATTGGCGGAGTGAAGGACCCGGCGCTATTCCGTACCTTCCAGCTGCTGGCTAAAGCAACGGTCACTCCACCGACACCAGGGGGAAGCACCGGCGGCAACGGCAACAATGACAGCTTGAACACGATTGACAAGGGCATTATTACAGCAAAAGGAGCTAGTATCGACAAGGGGATTGCTCAAATCAATATTTCCAACGAGGAGCTTAACAAAGCACTCGAAGGGGCGAAAGACGGACAACTGGTCATTTATGTGGTACCGTCTGGAGCAGATGCGAAGGGTGCTGCCATTCACATTTCCGCAGCAGCGCTAAAGGATGGGAACGATAAAGCGAAAACCATAATCGTCACCGCAAATGGTGCATCGCTTTCCATTCCAGTAGAAGCTCTCTTAGGTAGCCTTCCAGCTGGCTCGAAGCAGTTGGAGATCTTAATTGTCCAGCAAGGAGATGCCTCGCTTCCGCAAAGCTTACAGCAAAAATGGAAAGGCAATCCGATTTACGATTTCTTCGTTAAGGCTGATGGAGCAGCGGTTGGCAAGTTTGATTCGAAGTCGCCTATGACGGCGACAATGAAATACGAGCTGAAGCCAGAAGAGCAGGCTCATCAGGTTGTTGTATATACGATTCTAGAAGATGGCCATGTAGAAGCGGTGAAACAAGTAAAATACGATTCCGTTAGGGGGACGGTAACTTTCCAGACTAATCTTTCTAGCCGTTACGCAGCAGCCTATGCGAATGTACATTTTACAGACGTCAACGCTGTATCGCGGACGATTATTGAAGCTTTAGCAGCTCGTGAAATTGTAAAAGGTGTGGGGGAGAGCAGGTTTGAGCCTAACCGTTCCATTACCCGCGGCGAGTTTGTTCAGCTTCTCGTCAATGCCCTCGATTTGGCACCTGCTGCTGCGGGATCTAGCAGCTTTACGGATGTCCGTAAGGAAGCATGGTATTATGCTGCGGTTTCCACGGCTCAGGCGCTGGGTATTGTAAACGGAAAAGGGGACGGCTCGTTTGGCGTATCGGATGTCATTACCCGTGAGGAAATGGCTGTCATTGCTTTCCGCGCAATAGAGGCGGTTGTGAAGCTGCCAAAAGCAGCTGGTGAATCGGATATTTTTAAGGACCAGAGCCAAATAAGCGGTTACGCTTTGGAGGGAATTATTGCTTTGCAGCAGGCGGGATTCATCAAAGGGTACGAGGATGGATCATACAAACCAAAAGGCTTGTCTACCCGCGCGGAAGCAGCAGCAGTTATTTACCGTTTAATGGGGTTATAGGTTTGTTGAAAGGACTGCACTCTTGTTGAAAAACAGGAGGGCGGTCCTTTTTTCTATTTTATAATCGGCTGGTTGCTGGTAATTTGCAAGGAGCACAAGGATTTTGTAGGAAATTAAGCAAAAAAGGAAGCCTACTAAACCATTTCGCAGGGTTGTCGGATGTCATCCTACGATATAAAGCGCTATCATAAGATGAAAATGGCAGGCCAAATCAACATTAGCCAACTACTCGGAGGTCGTTTCCATGAACTATTTGTCTTATGTTAATCCGCTGCAAGGAACGGATTCTGTGTATACGTTCTCGAACGGAAATACGCTCCCGCTCGTTTCAAGACCTTGGGGTACTGCTTCATGGAGTCCGCAATCCCATGAGGACGGAGCGGGGTGGTTTTACCATCTCTCCCACCGCAGATTTCAAGGCCTGCGGCTAACGCATCAGCCTAGCCCGTGGATAATGGATTACGGGCATCTTGTTCTCATGCCGCAGAGCGGACCTATTTATTTAGATGCGGATTCCCGTGCTTCCTCCTATAGATCAGATGAAATGGTCGTGCAGCCGCATTATTTTCGAATTCGGCTACCTCGTTACGAAGCATCGCTGGAGCTGGTTCCGGGAATGAGGAGTGCGCGCCTTAAATTTACTTTCGACAGGAAAGAGGACTGCAGAGTTATCGTGTCTCCTTTTGAAGGGGAGTCCTCGATTTCAATTGATAGCGCCAATCGCCGCGTGACGGGCTTTACTCGTGCTCATCACGGGGAAGTACATGAGAATTTTGCGATGTACTTTGTTATGGACTTTGATTGCGGTTTGCAGGAAGAGCAAAGCGGTACATTTAATGGGGATTTTACTGCGCGCGAGCAGCTGGCAGGAGCGGGAGAACGAGTAGGCGCATTCGCTGGACTTGCTGTCCCTGCGTCTGGAATCGTCAATGTTCGCTTGGGCACTTCCTTCATCAGCCATGAGCAGGCGCTTTGGAATATGCAGCAGGAGCTGGGCGATTTAAGCTTTGCGCAATTGCAGGAACAAGCTGCACAGGATTGGGAACAACGACTGAGCACAATAAAGGTGGAAAGTGAAAATAAGGATGAGATGAGCACCTTCTATACATGCTTATATCGCACCTGTCTATTTCCTCGTACATGGCATGAATACAGCCCTGCTGGGGAACAAGTGCATTTTAGTGCTTATGATGGTAACGTTCATAAAGGCCCTATGTATATGGATATTGGTTTTTGGGATATCTATCGTACGAGCCTTCCGCTGTACAGCCTTTTATTCCCCTCCTTGCTTGGTGAAATGACAGAAGCATGGGTTCATATTTATAAGGAAAGCGGCTGGATGCCCAAGTGGATTTCGCCTGCGGAACGAAGTGCCATGCCGGGTACATTAATCGATGCTGCAATAGCGGATGCTTATGTGAAGGGCATTCAAGGGTTTGATGTGCAAGCGGCTTACGAGGGACTGCGCAAGCATGCCACACTCGCATCAAGTGATGGAAAGCATGGACGAAAAGGTCTGGCAGCTTATATGGAATATGGCTATCTGCCGGATAATCTTTTCCACGAAAGCGTGAGCAACGCCTTGGATTATTATTACGGTGACTTCTG from Paenibacillus sp. FSL K6-3182 carries:
- a CDS encoding GH92 family glycosyl hydrolase translates to MNYLSYVNPLQGTDSVYTFSNGNTLPLVSRPWGTASWSPQSHEDGAGWFYHLSHRRFQGLRLTHQPSPWIMDYGHLVLMPQSGPIYLDADSRASSYRSDEMVVQPHYFRIRLPRYEASLELVPGMRSARLKFTFDRKEDCRVIVSPFEGESSISIDSANRRVTGFTRAHHGEVHENFAMYFVMDFDCGLQEEQSGTFNGDFTAREQLAGAGERVGAFAGLAVPASGIVNVRLGTSFISHEQALWNMQQELGDLSFAQLQEQAAQDWEQRLSTIKVESENKDEMSTFYTCLYRTCLFPRTWHEYSPAGEQVHFSAYDGNVHKGPMYMDIGFWDIYRTSLPLYSLLFPSLLGEMTEAWVHIYKESGWMPKWISPAERSAMPGTLIDAAIADAYVKGIQGFDVQAAYEGLRKHATLASSDGKHGRKGLAAYMEYGYLPDNLFHESVSNALDYYYGDFCIAQMAKGLGKEEDYRFFMERAANYNKLFDADEGFMKGRNEQGQWQEHFDPLQWGNPFCEGGAWQCSWSVPHDIAGLARLMGGNDAFAKKLDELMTMPPLFKTGTYGTEIHEMSEMAAIDFGQFAISNQPSFHIPYIYTVIGKPSRTQYWVRKAMKELFSSRPDGLPGDEDNGSLSSWYIWGALGMYPFCPGTPEYVMGSPLFRKVTIQLENGKELVIEAVNNGAENVYWDKLSVNGEPWHKLSINHDQLAAGAELQFHMVDAPSGSVTLSNSLPYSMKNEAAYELK